In a genomic window of Epinephelus lanceolatus isolate andai-2023 chromosome 3, ASM4190304v1, whole genome shotgun sequence:
- the exoc1l gene encoding exocyst complex component 1-like: MSSLLREEMQRVLFRPAKQRLVEFIEIEEPTHGRHFLCVSVAKNKVVQLCIVRCQISQTSLKSGSKRSHTKRSSIQECYRRTEVWFLKDLTLVDGRDPDVDDPCFELHFDKVRTVTAVSCSAKYSFARALVALSDQYCQRPLNLRNYDWTYIKPTSFYSNRGDCVVLTQICFYAFNLVCLSMCPVPLDA; this comes from the exons ATGTCGTCTCTTCTGAGGGAGGAGATGCAGAGAGTTTTATTCCGACCTGCAAAACAGAGACTGGTGGAGTTTATTGAGATTGAAGAGCCGACGCACGGAAGACATTTTCTCTGTGTCTCAG TTGCAAAAAACAAAGTGGTGCAGTTATGTATAGTGCGATGTCAGATATCTCAGACGTCCCTAAAGTCCGGATCCAAGAGGTCCCACACCAAACGCTCCAGCATACAGGAGTGCTACAGGAGGACGGAAGTCTGGTTCCTGAAAGACCTGACTCTTGTTGATGGACGGGACCCTGATGTG GATGACCCCTGTTTCGAGCTGCACTTTGACAAGGTGCGTACAGTGACGGCCGTCAGCTGCTCAGCCAAATACTCGTTCGCACGTGCCCTGGTTGCCCTCAGTGACCAGTACTGTCAGAGGCCACTGAACCTGCGGAACTATGACTGGACCTACATCAAGCCCACCTCCTTTTACTCTAACAGAGGAGACTGTGTTGTTCTGACACAGATATGCTTCTATGCATTCAATTTGGTATGTCTGTCCATGTGTCCCGTGCCTCTGGATGCATAA
- the clockb gene encoding clock circadian regulator b isoform X1: protein MTSSIGDDCSIFDGLMEEDEKDKAKRVSRNKSEKKRRDQFNVLIKELGTMLPGNTRKMDKSTILQKSIDFLCKHKEIAAQSESSEIRQDWKPPFLSNEEFTQLMLEALDGFFIAIMTDGNILYVSESITSLLEHLPTDLVDQNLLNFLPVGEHSEVYKALSTHPTDHDSLNSDYLKTKNHLEFCCHMLRGTIDPKEPPVYEYVKFIGNFKSLNNVPNVARNGLAGVLQRSLQPAFDDQVCFVATVRLAKPQFIKEMCTVEEPNEEFTSRHSLEWKFLFLDHRAPPIIGYLPFEVLGTSGYDYYHVDDLETLAKCHEHLMQYGKGKSCYYRFLTKGQQWIWLQTHYYITYHQWNSRPEFIVCTHTVVSYAEVRAEQRRELGIEEANPEVTANKSQDSGSESQLNTSSLKEALERFDRSRTPSTSSRSSRKSSSHVSDNTCTSTASKLHMDTATPPRQSLASTMEMTSQRRSSISSQSMSSQTTSQSVTPAMITQQQQQQQQQQQQQQQQQQQQQQQQQQQQQQQQQQQQQPQQPQQLQSNVQPVMEFSAQVNAMQHLKEQLEQRTRLIQANIQRQQEELRHIQEQLQRVQGQGIQMLLQQPTGAMNVQLPQVGSVQQTATLTGQVQQTTINPVHSGTQQLTIQQQAPPPQQSLQQQQTNALTQPQRQPQQPQQQQQQQQQTQGSVSAPLYNTMMISQPGQPNVLQISTSLPQSNTQPGTAVATFTQDRQIRFPAGQQLVTKLVTAPMACGAVMVPTSMFMGQVVTAYNPFGGQQQGGQTQTLTLQPAQAPQGQPDGQNQTTVVAQSGQQGQQQQQQFLQGTRLLHSNQSTQLILQAAFPLQQQGTFTQATHQQQPQQQQQQQQRQQQQQQQQQQSHHQRHQQQLKPQPQKQQKAPLSHRTDSVSSQPQ from the exons ATGACATCAAGCATAGG GGATGATTGTAGCATCTTTGATGGGTTGATGGAAGAAGATGAAAAGGACAAAGCAAAACG TGTGTCCCGTAACAAGTCTGAGAAGAAGCGGAGAGACCAGTTCAATGTCCTCATCAAGGAACTCGGCACGATGTTGCCGGGCAACACCAGGAAGATGGACAAGTCCACCATCCTGCAGAAAAGCATTGACTTCCTGTGTAAACACAAAG AGATTGCAGCCCAGTCGGAGTCGAGTGAGATCAGGCAGGACTGGAAACCTCCGTTTCTTAGCAATGAGGAGTTTACCCAGCTCATGCTGGAG GCTCTGGATGGGTTCTTTATAGCAATAATGACTGATGGGAACATCCTCTACGTCTCTGAGAGTATCACCTCACTACTAGAACACCTACCG acgGATTTGGTGGACCAGAACCTGTTAAACTTCCTGCCAGTAGGGGAACACTCCGAGGTGTACAAGGCTCTGTCCACACACCCCACCGACCACGACAGCCTTAACTCTGATTACCTAAAGA cAAAGAACCACTTGGAGTTCTGCTGCCATATGCTGCGAGGGACCATTGACCCCAAAGAACCGCCTGTCTACGAATATGTAAAGTTCATTGGCAACTTCAAATCACTCAATAACG TCCCCAATGTTGCGAGGAATGGTCTAGCGGGGGTTTTACAGCGGTCACTACAACCTGCGTTTGATGACCAGGTGTGCTTTGTAGCCACTGTTCGGCTGGCCAAACCTCAGTTTATCAAG GAGATGTGTACAGTGGAGGAGCCCAATGAAGAATTCACCTCTAGGCACAGTCTAGAATGGAAGTTTCTCTTCTTAGACCatag aGCTCCACCAATCATTGGCTACCTGCCTTTTGAGGTTCTGGGAACATCAGGGTACGACTATTACCATGTGGACGACCTTGAGACACTGGCCAAGTGTCACGAACATT TGATGCAGTACGGTAAAGGGAAGTCTTGCTACTATCGTTTCCTGACTAAAGGTCAACAGTGGATCTGGCTTCAGACGCACTACTACATCACCTACCACCAGTGGAACTCGCGACCGGAGTTTATTGTCTGCACGCACACAGTAGTCAG CTATGCAGAGGTGAGGGCAGAACAGCGCAGAGAGCTGGGCATTGAGGAGGCTAACCCAGAAGTCACTGCAAATAAG AGTCAGGACTCGGGCTCAGAGTCGCAGCTGAATACGTCCAGCCTCAAGGAGGCTCTGGAGCGATTTGATCGCAGCCGAACACCCTCAACCTCCTCACGAAGTTCTCGCAAGTCCTCATCGCACGTCTCTGACAACACTTGCACTT CAACAGCCTCCAAGCTACACATGGACACAGCCACGCCTCCCCGGCAATCACTAGCCTCCACCATGGAGATGACATCACAGCGTCGCTCATCCATCAGCAGCCAG TCTATGAGCTCTCAGACCACAAGCCAGAGTGTGACTCCCGCTATGATCactcaacagcagcagcagcagcagcagcagcaacaacaacaacaacagcagcaacaacaacaacaacaacaacagcaacaacagcagcagcagcagcaacaacaacaacaacaaccacaacaaccACAGCAGTTACAGTCAAATGTACAG CCGGTGATGGAGTTCTCAGCGCAGGTGAATGCCATGCAGCATCTAAAGGAGCAGCTGGAGCAGAGGACGAGACTGATCCAAGCCAACATCCAGCGGCAGCAGGAGGAGCTGAGACACATCCAGGAGCAGCTACAGAGAGTGCAGGGACAGGGCATACAG atgttgctgcagcagccgaCTGGAGCGATGAACGTGCAGCTCCCCCAGGTGGGCTCGGTCCAGCAAACAGCTACTTTGACTGGTCAGGTCCAGCAAACAACAATTAACCCCGTCCATTCAGGAACTCAGCAGCTCACCATCCAGCAGCAGGCACCACCACCCCAGCAGAgcctacagcagcagcagaccaacGCCCTCACACag CCCCAGCGTCAGCCCCAACAaccacaacagcaacagcaacaacaacaacagacccAGGGCTCTGTATCTGCTCCACTATACAACACCATGATGATTTCCCAACCAGGGCAGCCCAACGTGCTGCAGATCAGCACCAGCCTGCCGCAGTCCAACACACAGCCAGGCACCGCAGTGGCCACTTTCACACAGGACCGACAGATCCG GTTCCCAGCAGGGCAGCAGCTGGTGACCAAGCTTGTGACAGCTCCGATGGCATGTGGAGCAGTCATGGTGCCCACCTCCATGTTCATGGGGCAGGTGGTCACTGCGTACAACCCCTTCGGTGGGCAGCAG CAGGGAGGGCAAACCCAGACTCTCACTCTGCAACCAGCCCAAGCGCCTCAAGGTCAGCCAGATGGCCAAAACCAGACCACTGTAGTGGCACAGAGTGGccagcaggggcagcagcaacaacagcagttcCTACAG GGCACTCGTCTTCTCCATAGTAACCAGTCTACCCAGCTGATTCTGCAGGCAGCTTTCCCACTCCAACAACAGGGTACCTTCACCCAGGCAACGCACCAACAGCAaccgcagcaacaacagcagcagcagcaacggcaacagcagcaacaacagcagcaacagcaatcTCATCACCAGAGgcaccagcagcagctgaaacCACAACCCCAGAAACAGCAGAAAGCCCCGTTGTCGCACAGGACTGACAGCGTCAGCAGCCAACCACAGTAA
- the clockb gene encoding clock circadian regulator b isoform X2, with product MTSSIGDDCSIFDGLMEEDEKDKAKRVSRNKSEKKRRDQFNVLIKELGTMLPGNTRKMDKSTILQKSIDFLCKHKEIAAQSESSEIRQDWKPPFLSNEEFTQLMLEALDGFFIAIMTDGNILYVSESITSLLEHLPTDLVDQNLLNFLPVGEHSEVYKALSTHPTDHDSLNSDYLKTKNHLEFCCHMLRGTIDPKEPPVYEYVKFIGNFKSLNNVPNVARNGLAGVLQRSLQPAFDDQVCFVATVRLAKPQFIKEMCTVEEPNEEFTSRHSLEWKFLFLDHRAPPIIGYLPFEVLGTSGYDYYHVDDLETLAKCHEHLMQYGKGKSCYYRFLTKGQQWIWLQTHYYITYHQWNSRPEFIVCTHTVVSYAEVRAEQRRELGIEEANPEVTANKSQDSGSESQLNTSSLKEALERFDRSRTPSTSSRSSRKSSSHVSDNTCTSTASKLHMDTATPPRQSLASTMEMTSQRRSSISSQSMSSQTTSQSVTPAMITQQQQQQQQQQQQQQQQQQQQQQQQQQQQQQQQQQQQQPQQPQQLQSNVQPVMEFSAQVNAMQHLKEQLEQRTRLIQANIQRQQEELRHIQEQLQRVQGQGIQMLLQQPTGAMNVQLPQVGSVQQTATLTGQVQQTTINPVHSGTQQLTIQQQAPPPQQSLQQQQTNALTQPQRQPQQPQQQQQQQQQTQGSVSAPLYNTMMISQPGQPNVLQISTSLPQSNTQPGTAVATFTQDRQIRFPAGQQLVTKLVTAPMACGAVMVPTSMFMGQVVTAYNPFGGQQGGQTQTLTLQPAQAPQGQPDGQNQTTVVAQSGQQGQQQQQQFLQGTRLLHSNQSTQLILQAAFPLQQQGTFTQATHQQQPQQQQQQQQRQQQQQQQQQQSHHQRHQQQLKPQPQKQQKAPLSHRTDSVSSQPQ from the exons ATGACATCAAGCATAGG GGATGATTGTAGCATCTTTGATGGGTTGATGGAAGAAGATGAAAAGGACAAAGCAAAACG TGTGTCCCGTAACAAGTCTGAGAAGAAGCGGAGAGACCAGTTCAATGTCCTCATCAAGGAACTCGGCACGATGTTGCCGGGCAACACCAGGAAGATGGACAAGTCCACCATCCTGCAGAAAAGCATTGACTTCCTGTGTAAACACAAAG AGATTGCAGCCCAGTCGGAGTCGAGTGAGATCAGGCAGGACTGGAAACCTCCGTTTCTTAGCAATGAGGAGTTTACCCAGCTCATGCTGGAG GCTCTGGATGGGTTCTTTATAGCAATAATGACTGATGGGAACATCCTCTACGTCTCTGAGAGTATCACCTCACTACTAGAACACCTACCG acgGATTTGGTGGACCAGAACCTGTTAAACTTCCTGCCAGTAGGGGAACACTCCGAGGTGTACAAGGCTCTGTCCACACACCCCACCGACCACGACAGCCTTAACTCTGATTACCTAAAGA cAAAGAACCACTTGGAGTTCTGCTGCCATATGCTGCGAGGGACCATTGACCCCAAAGAACCGCCTGTCTACGAATATGTAAAGTTCATTGGCAACTTCAAATCACTCAATAACG TCCCCAATGTTGCGAGGAATGGTCTAGCGGGGGTTTTACAGCGGTCACTACAACCTGCGTTTGATGACCAGGTGTGCTTTGTAGCCACTGTTCGGCTGGCCAAACCTCAGTTTATCAAG GAGATGTGTACAGTGGAGGAGCCCAATGAAGAATTCACCTCTAGGCACAGTCTAGAATGGAAGTTTCTCTTCTTAGACCatag aGCTCCACCAATCATTGGCTACCTGCCTTTTGAGGTTCTGGGAACATCAGGGTACGACTATTACCATGTGGACGACCTTGAGACACTGGCCAAGTGTCACGAACATT TGATGCAGTACGGTAAAGGGAAGTCTTGCTACTATCGTTTCCTGACTAAAGGTCAACAGTGGATCTGGCTTCAGACGCACTACTACATCACCTACCACCAGTGGAACTCGCGACCGGAGTTTATTGTCTGCACGCACACAGTAGTCAG CTATGCAGAGGTGAGGGCAGAACAGCGCAGAGAGCTGGGCATTGAGGAGGCTAACCCAGAAGTCACTGCAAATAAG AGTCAGGACTCGGGCTCAGAGTCGCAGCTGAATACGTCCAGCCTCAAGGAGGCTCTGGAGCGATTTGATCGCAGCCGAACACCCTCAACCTCCTCACGAAGTTCTCGCAAGTCCTCATCGCACGTCTCTGACAACACTTGCACTT CAACAGCCTCCAAGCTACACATGGACACAGCCACGCCTCCCCGGCAATCACTAGCCTCCACCATGGAGATGACATCACAGCGTCGCTCATCCATCAGCAGCCAG TCTATGAGCTCTCAGACCACAAGCCAGAGTGTGACTCCCGCTATGATCactcaacagcagcagcagcagcagcagcagcaacaacaacaacaacagcagcaacaacaacaacaacaacaacagcaacaacagcagcagcagcagcaacaacaacaacaacaaccacaacaaccACAGCAGTTACAGTCAAATGTACAG CCGGTGATGGAGTTCTCAGCGCAGGTGAATGCCATGCAGCATCTAAAGGAGCAGCTGGAGCAGAGGACGAGACTGATCCAAGCCAACATCCAGCGGCAGCAGGAGGAGCTGAGACACATCCAGGAGCAGCTACAGAGAGTGCAGGGACAGGGCATACAG atgttgctgcagcagccgaCTGGAGCGATGAACGTGCAGCTCCCCCAGGTGGGCTCGGTCCAGCAAACAGCTACTTTGACTGGTCAGGTCCAGCAAACAACAATTAACCCCGTCCATTCAGGAACTCAGCAGCTCACCATCCAGCAGCAGGCACCACCACCCCAGCAGAgcctacagcagcagcagaccaacGCCCTCACACag CCCCAGCGTCAGCCCCAACAaccacaacagcaacagcaacaacaacaacagacccAGGGCTCTGTATCTGCTCCACTATACAACACCATGATGATTTCCCAACCAGGGCAGCCCAACGTGCTGCAGATCAGCACCAGCCTGCCGCAGTCCAACACACAGCCAGGCACCGCAGTGGCCACTTTCACACAGGACCGACAGATCCG GTTCCCAGCAGGGCAGCAGCTGGTGACCAAGCTTGTGACAGCTCCGATGGCATGTGGAGCAGTCATGGTGCCCACCTCCATGTTCATGGGGCAGGTGGTCACTGCGTACAACCCCTTCGGTGGGCAGCAG GGAGGGCAAACCCAGACTCTCACTCTGCAACCAGCCCAAGCGCCTCAAGGTCAGCCAGATGGCCAAAACCAGACCACTGTAGTGGCACAGAGTGGccagcaggggcagcagcaacaacagcagttcCTACAG GGCACTCGTCTTCTCCATAGTAACCAGTCTACCCAGCTGATTCTGCAGGCAGCTTTCCCACTCCAACAACAGGGTACCTTCACCCAGGCAACGCACCAACAGCAaccgcagcaacaacagcagcagcagcaacggcaacagcagcaacaacagcagcaacagcaatcTCATCACCAGAGgcaccagcagcagctgaaacCACAACCCCAGAAACAGCAGAAAGCCCCGTTGTCGCACAGGACTGACAGCGTCAGCAGCCAACCACAGTAA